The genome window GGATCCTCGCGGCGACTTTGCGTGGGTTTGCTGGTGTCCAGGCCTCTGGGGTCGGGAGAAATGTACACCGACCACGTAGGTGCATTCGTGAATCCCGACTTCAGCCCTGGCtctataggattttttttttttttaattctccaagATGGCGAACTGCCATTGATTTCTCTCCTCCTATGGAGAGTCATCGATTTACCGTTATTCCCAATTATGCAACACAGCCCCAAAAAGGGGGATGCCCTTACGGGGTTTTCAGTAATCTGCCAACACCAAGGGGACGCGTCAGTGCTCCACGTCTTTGGTAATGGCAGTGAGGAACTAATGCAGATCTGTGCTCCCCGGTGCCCGTTTTGTGACTGGAGGGTTTGACTTGGTTGGCACATGTGTAGGGAATAATGGTCACTGAGCCTCCAGTGCTGCTTCATTGTTCCGCCTCTCTCTGCACAGGGCTCTCTCTCAAATTGTGACGCTCCTGTCAGGGAGCCCATGCCCTTAGTTTCCTGGCCTCACTCTCCGTTCCCATCAAACGCTGAAATTCCTGCCCCCTGTGCAAGGTGCTGGTGATTATTCTCGTTCTAGTTCACATGGTTTCAGACTTAACCGTGCAGAACTCAGGCCTTGATGCTAGCACTTGAAGTTCTCCCACTGCAGTGGACTACAGTTCTTACGGAGAATTGGCATCTGGTGATCAACTTTTCCTGCAGTCTCTTTGATTTTCTGTGCGAGTTACCGCCGTCTGGCTGGGAAGATTGCAGGAGTGTGCTTGGAAAAGGCTGGGGCCTGCTATGACTCTGCAGTTCTGATGGGGGCGACGCCTGCCTTATTCATGGGATGTTAGCATGCAcgtttctcctctcctcctttctgGTTCTAGTGGCTACCTCAGTTTCTTTCCAAATTCCTCTCCGTTttctgtaggttttttttttgttttgtttttaccattgCTTACTGCTGTGCTACAGACAGAATCTTGTTTGCATTTGCCGGAATAAAAACTGATTACTGaggtgggaggaaaagggaagttaGAAAGAGTAGTAGCTAGAAAAATAGGAGGGAAATATGAATTTGGGAATGCACTGAGCTCCAGGGTTTGAAGTTCGTACTTGTGGGGAGATGTCAAGCTATTTGAAGCAGAGCAGAAGTGAACAGACCTGCTATAAGCATGGACTTTAGGTATTATTTCAGGAAACTTTCAAGCAACATTAAATTTGATGCAACACGAATGACTGTAATGTGACTGAGTATGATAGACAAGCTGTTGCTGAAAGTTTATAGGGTGAATCGAGATTGTTTTCATAGACTGGTCTTTAGTTAGCAGAGTACACTGAACTGCGAAAATCTTATATAAAACGTAATCATGTGGGATTAAGCTATTCTTTAGAAAAGACTAAAACTTGATTTTATATTAGTGGAATGTGGATGCCTTATACTGGTAGTAAAAACTtggcacacagtctttcctgtTATATTGAGGCCTGAAAAGAATTAACTaatttcatgtgtgttttttctttttcttttttttctttttttttgggtgggggaCAGCCAGTAGAAATAGATATGATTGTAGGAAAAGATCGGGAAGGTTTCTTTACCAACGGTTTGACTCTTGGTGCGAAGAAGTGCTCAGTGATCAGAGACAGTCTGTATGTGGATGGTGACTGCACAATGGACATCCGGACAAAGAGTCAAGGTGGGGAGCCAACATACAACGTTGCAGTGGGCAGAGCTGGCCGAGGTAAGCAAGGCACTCTTTTGTTAAAAGTTGCATGCCACATTAGTTTATGAAGCAGTTTCtttaacattttgaataaaagtgTTAGTCCATAATGGCTATTAAGGTGGTTTTTGTGAACTGCCCAGCACTGAAGGGACGCACTGCTTTAAATTTACTTACTTACAGCAGCTGCACATGCAGTCTAGCCTCTGAGATCCTGACTTTATTCTAAAATAGAATATTCATACCAACTCTCCAGTTTCAGCTTTAGTAAACGGAAAATCCAAATTTGTCTCAAACTGCTTGACACGTTCGATGATAATCTGTAACCAGATTGTTAAACTGATTGTTGGGTTACTTTCGTCCCTTTGAGTCTTTGACCTTTGGAtcgcttccttttctttctcgcTCACATTTCAATCATTCATTGCTcagcataaaaatgaaaagttaacattgattcatttttctattaaaaacatggcagggaaaaaagaaataattagaataaaGGTTTTGGAGTAAGTTGTCCCTTTACTACAATATTTTCAAAGACTAAATGTGATTGTGATTTAAATAGGAAAAGTAGAaagttatattttgtttatatatttgacccagaaattctgGTGTTTCCTGACTGTTGTCAACACTGGAGAAAATAAGTCTGACTACTTTTTCAAAACTTTCAAATTGGGGTTTATTATGGCATCTGACTGATTTACaagtatatttaaatgtattaacctgtgtaaatattttgtaaataaagaggGCTTGTGTAGCCTCATACAGCAGACTTGGCACTTCTAAGTAAGACCAGATCTACCATGTAAAGGAACTTGAAACTCCTC of Eptesicus fuscus isolate TK198812 chromosome 3, DD_ASM_mEF_20220401, whole genome shotgun sequence contains these proteins:
- the PFN2 gene encoding profilin-2 isoform X3 yields the protein MLALEVLPLQWTTVLTENWHLPVEIDMIVGKDREGFFTNGLTLGAKKCSVIRDSLYVDGDCTMDIRTKSQGGEPTYNVAVGRAGRALVIVMGKEGVHGGTLNKKAYELALYLRRSDV